A single region of the Candidatus Protochlamydia amoebophila UWE25 genome encodes:
- a CDS encoding 2-oxoglutarate dehydrogenase E1 component encodes MDGHPIVEGELANIELLENLYQDYQKKYDSLDPSWHRYFQELETASSFTTTNKQSSSSNHVDHVIDVLRRDGHLISSVNPISLNPSSFTFSLTEYLKPCVDTQAIIQTSKFEYLRKIYCDRIGFEYKHLNDKKMEVWIQDFIEQQFFKQTLTKEQKQHVLACLSRSELFETFLHTKYIGQKRFSLEGAETLIPMLDLLIEAGAEQGVQEFLVGMAHRGRLNVLANILNKSLDTIFSEFGEEYIPTSLEGMGDVKYHKGYTGEKIKTRLGKSIKISLSPNPSHLESVNAVVEGKTRAKQFLAGGEKARKKIIPILIHGDAAVSGQGVVYETLQLSQLKGYETGGTIHFVINNQIGFTTIPRDLRSTRYCTDIARAFGLPIFHVNAEDPDSCVQVTLLALEIRQRFHCDVFIDLNGYRKYGHNEGDEPAYTQPLECRLIKGKQSIRKMYYDQLLVQGILDPQMMDQLEAAYKAGLREVHEKINQPQAISSVVKQPFSIPQSFFQSVETGVNLEKLISLAERFSQIPQGFTLHPKVDYLVKERLRQVKENKLIDWGLAEHLAYASLLEEGVSIRISGQDCCRGTFSHRHAIWVDQHTEKDYYPLAHLKQGQGKFEIVNSPLSEMAVLGFEYGYSVVCVKGLNVWEAQFGDFNNGAQIIIDQFIASAEQKWGQKSGLILFLPHGLEGQGPEHSSGRLERFLTLAGHDNLQIVNTTTPAQFFHLLRRQVKHQFEKPLIVFTPKGLLRYPKCVSALHEFTQGTFREIIDDVFANPSEIKRLVLCSGRIYYDLLAEREKLNQKEIGFIRIEQLYPLHMEELKKLIFQYPHIQEVVWAQEEPQNMGAWSFMFPYLNELISSSIQLSYVGRERSATPATGSYCLHNQEHANILKQVFKT; translated from the coding sequence ATGGATGGCCATCCAATCGTTGAAGGGGAGCTTGCAAATATAGAGCTGCTTGAAAATTTATATCAAGATTACCAAAAAAAATATGACAGCTTAGATCCTTCTTGGCATCGTTATTTTCAGGAATTAGAAACAGCTTCTTCTTTCACAACTACTAATAAACAATCCTCTTCTTCCAATCATGTGGATCATGTAATTGATGTATTGCGCCGGGATGGTCACTTAATATCTTCAGTAAATCCCATATCATTAAATCCTTCTTCATTTACATTTTCTCTAACAGAATATCTAAAGCCATGTGTTGATACACAAGCTATTATTCAAACTTCCAAGTTTGAATATTTACGTAAGATTTATTGCGACCGCATCGGATTCGAGTATAAACATCTTAATGATAAAAAAATGGAAGTATGGATACAAGACTTTATAGAACAGCAATTTTTTAAGCAAACTTTGACCAAAGAGCAAAAACAACATGTTTTAGCATGTTTAAGTCGATCCGAACTTTTTGAAACTTTTTTACACACTAAATATATTGGGCAAAAACGGTTTTCTTTGGAAGGGGCAGAGACCTTAATTCCTATGCTAGATCTGTTGATCGAAGCAGGAGCTGAACAAGGAGTTCAAGAGTTTTTAGTTGGAATGGCCCATCGAGGACGATTAAACGTTTTGGCGAATATTCTTAACAAATCTTTAGATACTATTTTTTCCGAATTTGGGGAAGAATACATTCCGACTTCTTTAGAAGGAATGGGAGATGTGAAATATCACAAAGGATATACTGGGGAAAAAATTAAAACCCGATTGGGTAAATCAATCAAGATTTCTTTAAGTCCAAATCCTAGCCATTTAGAGTCTGTCAATGCAGTTGTTGAAGGAAAAACACGAGCTAAACAATTTTTAGCTGGTGGTGAAAAAGCCCGGAAGAAAATTATTCCCATTTTAATCCATGGAGATGCTGCCGTATCTGGGCAAGGTGTCGTTTATGAGACTCTACAGCTCTCCCAGTTAAAAGGCTATGAAACGGGTGGAACCATTCATTTTGTGATTAATAACCAGATTGGATTTACCACTATCCCACGCGATTTGCGTTCAACAAGATATTGTACAGATATTGCCCGCGCATTCGGCTTGCCTATTTTTCATGTAAATGCCGAGGATCCCGATAGCTGCGTTCAGGTAACTTTGCTAGCTTTAGAAATTCGGCAACGATTTCATTGTGACGTTTTCATTGATTTGAATGGATATCGAAAATATGGGCATAATGAAGGAGATGAACCTGCTTATACCCAGCCTCTAGAATGTCGTTTAATCAAAGGTAAACAATCGATTCGGAAAATGTATTACGATCAACTGTTAGTTCAGGGAATTTTGGATCCTCAAATGATGGATCAGCTGGAAGCAGCTTATAAAGCAGGATTGCGGGAAGTACATGAAAAAATAAATCAGCCACAGGCAATTTCTTCTGTCGTTAAACAGCCCTTCTCAATTCCTCAAAGTTTTTTTCAATCTGTTGAAACTGGCGTTAACTTGGAAAAACTCATATCATTGGCAGAGCGTTTTAGTCAAATTCCTCAAGGATTTACCCTTCACCCTAAAGTTGACTATTTGGTAAAAGAAAGACTTCGTCAAGTGAAAGAAAATAAACTTATTGACTGGGGACTTGCTGAGCATCTAGCTTATGCCTCTCTCTTAGAAGAAGGAGTATCAATACGCATATCTGGCCAAGATTGTTGTCGTGGCACTTTCAGTCATCGCCATGCGATTTGGGTCGATCAACATACAGAAAAGGATTATTATCCACTTGCTCATCTAAAACAAGGACAAGGTAAGTTTGAGATCGTTAATTCACCTCTCTCGGAAATGGCCGTCTTGGGCTTCGAATATGGATATAGTGTCGTTTGTGTAAAAGGTCTAAATGTATGGGAAGCTCAATTTGGTGACTTTAATAATGGAGCACAAATAATTATTGATCAATTTATTGCAAGTGCTGAACAAAAATGGGGACAAAAGTCAGGATTAATTCTCTTTCTTCCTCATGGACTTGAAGGGCAAGGGCCTGAGCATTCTTCAGGGCGACTTGAGCGATTTTTAACTCTTGCAGGACATGACAATCTTCAAATCGTTAATACCACAACTCCCGCTCAGTTCTTTCACTTACTCCGTAGACAGGTGAAACATCAATTTGAAAAACCTTTGATTGTATTTACCCCTAAAGGTCTCCTTCGCTATCCGAAATGTGTCAGTGCATTGCATGAATTCACACAAGGTACATTTCGAGAAATTATTGATGATGTTTTTGCCAATCCATCAGAAATTAAACGTCTAGTTTTATGTTCGGGAAGAATTTATTATGATTTATTAGCTGAAAGAGAGAAATTGAATCAAAAAGAGATAGGTTTTATCCGCATTGAGCAATTGTATCCTTTGCATATGGAAGAGCTAAAAAAATTAATTTTTCAATATCCTCATATTCAAGAGGTTGTTTGGGCTCAAGAAGAACCTCAAAATATGGGGGCATGGAGCTTTATGTTTCCTTATCTTAACGAGTTAATTTCATCTTCTATTCAGCTAAGTTACGTAGGTCGGGAGCGAAGCGCCACTCCAGCAACCGGATCTTATTGCCTTCACAATCAGGAACATGCAAACATTTTAAAACAGGTCTTCAAAACATGA
- a CDS encoding dienelactone hydrolase family protein: MKDREIVYEVDNQIFKGYFVNFSETKQKKPAILIAHTWMGRNAFVCEKAQELAKLGYIGFAVDLYGEGRVAQNGEEAGALMKPLFMDRQLLQKRIFGAMQALVQQPEVDAGKVGAIGFCFGGLTVIELLRSGADVKGVVSFHGILGSQKEGNNVKTASIAKSIKGSLLVLHGYHDPYVPVDNVLHLQKEMTDANVDWQFNTYGNAGHSFTNPEENDKKGGKFYEPKTCDRAWLAMKNFFEEIF, from the coding sequence ATGAAAGATCGTGAAATCGTCTATGAGGTAGATAATCAAATATTCAAAGGATATTTTGTTAATTTTTCTGAAACAAAACAAAAAAAACCGGCTATTTTAATTGCACATACATGGATGGGAAGAAATGCGTTTGTGTGCGAAAAAGCTCAAGAATTAGCTAAATTAGGGTATATCGGTTTTGCAGTGGATTTATATGGTGAGGGAAGAGTAGCGCAAAATGGGGAAGAAGCTGGCGCATTGATGAAGCCTCTTTTCATGGATCGGCAACTTCTGCAAAAGCGTATTTTTGGTGCTATGCAGGCTTTAGTTCAACAACCGGAAGTTGATGCAGGAAAGGTTGGCGCAATTGGATTTTGTTTTGGAGGGTTGACAGTGATAGAACTATTACGTAGTGGGGCTGATGTGAAGGGTGTTGTCAGTTTTCATGGTATATTAGGAAGTCAAAAAGAGGGGAATAATGTGAAAACCGCTTCGATTGCAAAATCTATAAAAGGTTCCTTATTAGTGTTGCATGGATACCACGATCCCTATGTACCTGTAGATAATGTACTCCATTTGCAAAAGGAAATGACCGATGCCAATGTAGACTGGCAATTTAATACTTATGGAAATGCTGGGCATTCTTTCACAAATCCTGAAGAGAACGATAAAAAAGGTGGAAAGTTTTATGAGCCTAAAACGTGTGATCGAGCTTGGCTTGCCATGAAAAATTTTTTTGAGGAAATCTTTTAA